The following proteins are encoded in a genomic region of Nocardioides renjunii:
- the dnaA gene encoding chromosomal replication initiator protein DnaA, which translates to MDEQQVDLQTAWQQIVEDLQPNQRAWLRPSVPMTVHENTAIIAVPNDFTRNQLEGRLRNHIEDALSEAFGREIRMLVTVNPALEDAEQLVPVDESPDRSVSLSTNDHQAFDPTPPAMVEHEPSPGPSERRPSALETRLNPKYTFETFVIGSSNRFPHAAAVAVAEAPGKAYNPLLVYGESGLGKTHLLHAIGHYVRSLYSNAKVRYVSSEEFTNEFINAIRDDRQDRFKRRYRDVDVLLIDDIQFLEGKTQTQEEFFHTFNTLHNANKQIVLTSDRAPKRLEALEDRLRNRFEWGLITDVQPPDLETRIAILRKKAAMDRLTAPPDVLEFIASKIQTNIRELEGALIRVTAFANLNRQEVDMTLAEIVLKDLIPEGGEPEITHALIIAQTAAYFGVSLEDLTGPSRGRHLVMARQIGMYLCRELTSMSLPQIGREFGGRDHTTVMYADRKIRQLLAERRAVFNQVSELTNRVKMQARQA; encoded by the coding sequence GCGTCCCGATGACCGTGCACGAGAACACGGCGATCATCGCGGTGCCCAACGACTTCACCCGCAACCAGCTCGAGGGCCGGCTCCGCAACCACATCGAGGACGCGCTCAGCGAGGCCTTCGGTCGCGAGATCCGGATGCTCGTCACGGTCAACCCCGCGCTCGAGGACGCCGAACAGCTGGTCCCGGTCGATGAATCGCCAGATCGATCTGTCTCTTTGTCGACAAACGACCACCAAGCCTTCGACCCGACCCCGCCGGCCATGGTCGAGCACGAGCCGAGCCCCGGCCCCAGCGAGCGCCGCCCGTCAGCCCTGGAGACGCGGCTCAACCCCAAGTACACGTTCGAGACGTTCGTCATCGGGTCGTCCAACCGCTTCCCGCACGCGGCCGCGGTGGCCGTCGCCGAGGCGCCCGGCAAGGCCTACAACCCGCTCCTGGTCTACGGCGAGTCCGGCCTCGGCAAGACCCACCTGCTGCACGCGATCGGCCACTACGTCCGCAGCCTCTACAGCAACGCCAAGGTGCGCTACGTCTCGAGCGAGGAGTTCACCAACGAGTTCATCAATGCGATCCGCGACGACCGCCAGGACCGCTTCAAGCGGCGCTACCGCGACGTGGACGTGCTGCTGATCGACGACATCCAGTTCCTCGAGGGCAAGACGCAGACCCAGGAGGAGTTCTTCCACACGTTCAACACCCTCCACAACGCCAACAAGCAGATCGTGCTGACCTCCGACCGGGCGCCCAAGCGGCTCGAGGCGCTCGAGGACCGACTGCGCAACCGGTTCGAGTGGGGGCTGATCACCGACGTCCAGCCGCCCGACCTCGAGACCCGCATCGCGATCCTGCGCAAGAAGGCGGCGATGGACCGGCTCACGGCGCCGCCGGACGTGCTCGAGTTCATCGCCTCCAAGATCCAGACCAACATCCGCGAGCTCGAGGGTGCCCTGATCCGGGTCACGGCGTTCGCCAACCTCAACCGCCAGGAGGTCGACATGACGCTGGCCGAGATCGTCCTCAAGGACCTGATCCCCGAGGGCGGCGAGCCGGAGATCACCCACGCGCTGATCATCGCCCAGACCGCCGCCTACTTCGGCGTCTCGCTCGAGGACCTCACCGGCCCCTCGCGCGGTCGGCACCTGGTGATGGCGCGCCAGATCGGGATGTACCTCTGCCGCGAGCTGACCTCGATGTCGCTGCCCCAGATCGGGCGCGAGTTCGGTGGACGCGACCACACGACGGTCATGTACGCCGACCGCAAGATCCGCCAGCTGCTGGCCGAGCGCCGCGCTGTCTTCAACCAGGTCAGCGAGCTGACCAACCGGGTGAAGATGCAGGCCCGCCAGGCCTGA
- the dnaN gene encoding DNA polymerase III subunit beta — MKFRVERDVFADAVAWAARSLPVRPSSPVLAGLLIEASDAGLVLSTFDYETSARATLTAEVNDEGKALVSGRLLADICRSLPAKPVELTLEGPRVSLTCGSARFSLQTMPVADYPTLPEMPSATGTVSSADFAHAVSQAVTAAGRDDMLPVLTGVRIEIDGSTMALLATDRFRLSHRELTWNPQSPDESVAALVPAKVLGDTAKSLTSGAEVTIALSASGAGEGLIGFEGTGLGGVRRTTTRLLDGEFPKVRSLFPAEHLTVAKVNKAELIETVKRVALVAERNTAVQMKFGEDQIVLDAGSGDEAMATEAVDADINGDDLTTGFNPQFLLDGLTAIDGEFVDLAFTQATKPVVISGTDAADDAGTFRYLLMPRRLLS; from the coding sequence GTGAAGTTCCGCGTCGAACGCGACGTCTTCGCCGATGCCGTTGCCTGGGCGGCCCGCAGCCTCCCGGTCCGCCCGAGCTCGCCGGTCCTCGCCGGGCTGCTCATCGAGGCGAGCGACGCCGGCCTGGTGCTCTCCACCTTCGACTACGAGACCTCGGCCCGCGCCACGCTGACCGCCGAGGTCAACGACGAGGGCAAGGCCCTCGTCAGCGGCAGGCTCCTCGCCGACATCTGCCGCAGCCTGCCCGCCAAGCCGGTCGAGCTGACCCTCGAGGGGCCCCGCGTCTCACTGACCTGCGGCTCGGCCCGGTTCAGCCTCCAGACCATGCCGGTCGCTGACTACCCCACGCTCCCCGAGATGCCGTCCGCCACCGGCACCGTGTCCAGCGCCGACTTCGCCCACGCCGTCTCCCAGGCGGTCACGGCGGCCGGTCGCGACGACATGCTGCCCGTGCTCACCGGCGTACGCATCGAGATCGACGGCTCCACGATGGCGCTGCTGGCCACCGACCGCTTCCGCCTCTCCCACCGCGAGCTGACCTGGAACCCGCAGTCGCCCGACGAGTCGGTCGCGGCGCTCGTGCCGGCCAAGGTCCTCGGCGACACGGCCAAGTCGCTCACCTCGGGCGCCGAGGTCACCATCGCGCTGAGCGCCAGCGGCGCCGGCGAGGGCCTCATCGGCTTCGAGGGCACCGGCCTGGGCGGCGTGCGGCGTACGACGACGCGCCTCCTCGACGGGGAGTTCCCCAAGGTCCGGTCCCTGTTCCCGGCCGAGCACCTCACCGTCGCCAAGGTCAACAAGGCCGAGCTCATCGAGACCGTCAAGCGCGTCGCGCTGGTGGCCGAGCGCAACACCGCGGTCCAGATGAAGTTCGGCGAGGACCAGATCGTGCTCGACGCCGGGTCCGGCGACGAGGCGATGGCCACCGAGGCCGTCGACGCCGACATCAACGGCGACGACCTGACCACCGGCTTCAACCCGCAGTTCCTGCTCGACGGCCTGACCGCCATCGACGGGGAGTTCGTCGACCTGGCCTTCACCCAGGCGACCAAGCCGGTCGTCATCTCCGGGACGGACGCCGCCGACGACGCGGGCACCTTCCGCTACCTGCTGATGCCGCGCCGCCTGCTCTCGTAA